One Rhipicephalus microplus isolate Deutch F79 chromosome 4, USDA_Rmic, whole genome shotgun sequence genomic window carries:
- the LOC142813935 gene encoding disintegrin and metalloproteinase domain-containing protein 10-like encodes MRSLCHKKMQPGALCDHNHGYCDVFQQCRHIDTEGPLTRLQWLVLGNKEFPNLLVRHWFLTALGIVLSAVATVVLIRVCATYIPSSNPHLKPAKKITVTVRHPLDFISEHLRRQ; translated from the exons ATGCGTAGCCTCTGCCACAAGAAGATGCAGCCCGGAGCCCTGTGCGACCACAATCACGGCTACTGCGACGTGTTCCAGCAGTGCCGCcacatcgacactgaaggtccaCTCACCAGGCTCCAGTGGCTCGTGCTAGGGAACAAGGAATTCCCTAACCTGCTCGTG CGTCACTGGTTCCTAACAGCTCTGGGCATCGTGCTCAGTGCGGTGGCGACAGTTGTGCTGATACGTGTGTGCGCCACCTACATCCCCAGCAGCAACCCTCACCTGAAGCCGGCCAAGAAGATCACAGTCACCGTCCGCCACCCGCTTGACTTCATCTCGGAACACTTACGTCGCCAATAA